One segment of Acidimicrobiales bacterium DNA contains the following:
- a CDS encoding CBS domain-containing protein: protein MHRSTVSVRPDTTIRQVAETLAREEVGAVVVRGAEGLAGIVSERDIVAALAEGVDPDAERAADVMTYDVVSVGSADALEAVARAMLDGGIRHLPVVDAGGPVGIVSIRDLLGAYLDGDV, encoded by the coding sequence ATGCATCGCAGCACCGTCAGCGTGCGACCCGACACCACCATCCGCCAGGTCGCCGAGACGCTGGCTCGCGAGGAGGTCGGCGCGGTCGTGGTCCGTGGTGCCGAGGGTCTCGCCGGCATCGTCTCCGAGCGCGACATCGTGGCCGCGCTGGCCGAGGGGGTGGACCCCGATGCCGAGCGGGCCGCCGACGTCATGACCTATGACGTGGTGTCGGTCGGGTCCGCCGATGCCCTCGAGGCCGTGGCCAGGGCGATGCTCGACGGTGGCATCCGCCATCTGCCCGTCGTCGACGCCGGCGGGCCGGTCGGCATCGTGTCGATCCGCGACCTGTTGGGTGCCTATCTCGACGGCGACGTGTGA
- a CDS encoding AarF/ABC1/UbiB kinase family protein, translating into MAPFPLDPRRFHASGRAVAAAGGTLVVGVAALAARRFGRSRSALQRGRLARTTGSARNAALARMGGGTAATYAAHRARRVFASAGRREELDRSFELRTVEQVVDTLGHLKGALMKVGQLASYLDQGMPDHIRDALAQLQADAPPMSTELVDATIGSELGELPTALFDTWDPVPIAAASIGQVHRAITHDGRAVAVKVQYPGVDEAIGADLGSADAIFAGLAQLFPGLDPGPIVVELRDRLLEELDYRLEARNQAAFADHYRGHPTIHVPEVVPELSTARVLTTELVEGATFAEMLTWSPEERNLAAETIYRFAFGSLYGLGMFNGDPHPGNYLFGPGGRVSFLDFGLVKHFTPDEVEGFGRLIRAVVLDPDPARFRGEVERLGVLRPGAPVSDEQVFDYFSHFYEFVRVDGEYTISNEFAAATIRQMLDLGGPHGPVMRAVNVPPSFVVVQRINLGLYAIFGQIGATANWRRITEELWPFVQGPPSTPMGEAIAAWSAQRASPID; encoded by the coding sequence ATGGCGCCGTTCCCCCTCGACCCGAGACGCTTCCACGCTTCTGGCCGCGCGGTCGCAGCGGCCGGCGGCACCCTGGTGGTCGGTGTTGCCGCGCTCGCTGCCCGTCGCTTCGGACGGTCCCGATCGGCCCTTCAACGTGGACGCCTGGCCCGCACCACCGGCTCGGCGCGCAACGCGGCGTTGGCCCGCATGGGTGGTGGCACCGCAGCGACCTATGCCGCGCACCGAGCCCGGCGCGTCTTCGCCTCGGCGGGTCGGCGGGAGGAGCTGGATCGCAGCTTCGAGCTTCGGACGGTCGAGCAGGTGGTCGACACGCTCGGACATCTGAAGGGGGCGCTGATGAAGGTCGGCCAGCTCGCCTCCTACCTCGACCAGGGGATGCCCGATCACATCCGGGACGCCCTCGCCCAGCTGCAGGCCGACGCACCGCCGATGAGCACCGAGCTGGTCGACGCCACCATCGGTTCCGAGCTGGGCGAGCTTCCCACGGCGTTGTTCGACACCTGGGACCCGGTGCCGATCGCCGCGGCATCGATCGGACAGGTGCACCGGGCGATCACCCACGACGGGCGAGCAGTGGCGGTCAAGGTCCAGTATCCGGGTGTCGACGAAGCGATCGGTGCCGACCTCGGCAGCGCCGACGCCATCTTCGCCGGCCTGGCCCAGCTGTTCCCCGGACTCGACCCGGGACCGATCGTCGTCGAGCTCCGCGACCGGCTGCTCGAAGAGCTCGACTACCGCCTCGAGGCCCGCAACCAGGCCGCCTTCGCCGACCACTACCGGGGCCATCCCACCATCCACGTGCCCGAGGTGGTGCCCGAGCTGAGCACCGCACGGGTCCTCACCACCGAGCTGGTCGAGGGCGCGACCTTCGCCGAGATGCTCACCTGGTCGCCCGAGGAGCGCAACCTGGCGGCCGAGACCATCTACCGGTTCGCCTTCGGCAGCCTGTACGGCCTCGGTATGTTCAACGGCGATCCGCATCCGGGCAACTACCTGTTCGGTCCGGGTGGCCGGGTCAGCTTCCTCGACTTCGGTCTGGTCAAGCACTTCACGCCCGACGAGGTCGAGGGGTTCGGCCGCCTCATCCGGGCGGTGGTGCTCGACCCGGATCCCGCTCGTTTTCGTGGCGAGGTCGAGCGCCTCGGTGTGCTCAGGCCGGGGGCTCCGGTGAGCGACGAGCAGGTGTTCGACTACTTCTCGCACTTCTACGAGTTCGTCCGAGTCGACGGCGAGTACACGATCAGCAACGAGTTCGCCGCGGCGACGATCCGCCAGATGCTCGATCTGGGCGGCCCACACGGTCCGGTCATGCGGGCGGTGAACGTTCCCCCGAGCTTCGTGGTCGTCCAGCGCATCAACCTCGGGCTCTATGCCATCTTCGGCCAGATCGGTGCCACCGCCAACTGGCGGCGCATCACCGAGGAGCTGTGGCCGTTCGTGCAGGGACCGCCCTCGACCCCGATGGGCGAAGCGATCGCTGCCTGGTCGGCCCAGCGCGCCAGTCCGATCGACTGA
- a CDS encoding WhiB family transcriptional regulator — translation MSRPPRKPILTDRSWVDHARCVGHTELFFAPLGERPEARALREASARAMCLQCPVMLACRADARLNRESGFWGGESEEERAMAGYAPFSTTRRAVRAAASGD, via the coding sequence ATGTCCCGACCACCGAGGAAACCGATCCTGACCGATCGCTCGTGGGTGGACCATGCCCGGTGCGTCGGGCACACCGAGCTGTTCTTCGCCCCTCTGGGCGAACGCCCCGAGGCCCGCGCGCTTCGCGAAGCGTCGGCTCGGGCCATGTGCCTCCAGTGCCCGGTCATGCTCGCCTGCCGGGCCGACGCCAGGCTCAACCGTGAGAGCGGCTTCTGGGGAGGCGAGAGCGAGGAGGAGCGGGCCATGGCCGGCTACGCCCCCTTCTCGACCACCCGACGCGCCGTGCGTGCCGCGGCGTCGGGCGACTAG